Proteins found in one Arthrobacter sp. U41 genomic segment:
- a CDS encoding glycosyltransferase, translated as MSDLTSSASKSAHLNPQSLEEPAGTIGLRVVQHVVFPADKDLDVLPLYMDSDAVPNVPMTDEKPAITVNMPSAGTDLHPDDLLGRRAVRVRAGKRLSFGSYFNAFPAAYWRKWTTVSTVSLRVQTSGSGSLVVYRSNARGVTQRVESFRVSGESTNTHELSLEQFGDGGWYWFDLIADADGMALVSADWSVPDNGKPAGRLNIGVTTFNRADYCSRTIAAIAADPELRAILHEMIVVDQGNEKVQDVPGFGDIAADMGTQLRVINQPNLGGSGGFSRNMLESVDGEIADYVLLLDDDVVVETEGIRRSATFADFCRVPTIVGGHMFDMYDRSVLHAYAESVNMWKFLWGPSGDLYHRHNLASQNLRATSWMHRRWDVDFNGWWMCLIPTAVIKDIGLSLPVFIKWDDAEYGLRAKAAGYPTVSMPGTAVWHVSWIDKDDSVDWQAYFHGRNRLVAGLIHSPYDKGGDLLRQSLAVDVKHIFSMQYYAASARVMALRDVLSGPEHMHRTIGTRAPELRAMKGDFSDSSMQKDPAAFPPPRRRRPPRKGMEPSAPKLYALGPWLAKTLVKQTAIPASEMSALNPETAIAHQDSKWWRLSQLDSAVVTNADGTGASWYKRDAKKARALLRESILLHLKLRQNWKELQEQYRAQLREVTSPQAWETTISEAAARDSAGK; from the coding sequence ATGAGTGACCTGACGTCGTCTGCCAGCAAGTCTGCCCACCTTAATCCCCAGTCGTTGGAGGAACCGGCTGGTACCATCGGCCTCCGCGTGGTTCAGCATGTAGTATTTCCGGCTGATAAGGACCTTGATGTCCTTCCTCTGTACATGGACTCGGACGCAGTTCCCAACGTGCCGATGACAGACGAGAAGCCGGCCATCACCGTAAACATGCCTTCCGCGGGAACTGACTTGCACCCCGATGACCTTCTGGGGAGGAGGGCCGTTCGGGTCCGCGCCGGTAAGCGGCTGTCATTTGGATCATATTTTAATGCCTTTCCCGCTGCGTACTGGCGCAAGTGGACCACCGTGTCCACCGTCAGCCTGCGCGTCCAGACCTCGGGATCCGGCTCGCTCGTGGTGTACCGGTCAAACGCGCGCGGCGTGACCCAACGTGTCGAATCCTTCCGTGTCTCGGGCGAATCAACCAACACTCATGAGCTCTCCCTTGAGCAGTTCGGCGATGGTGGCTGGTACTGGTTCGATCTGATTGCCGATGCCGATGGCATGGCGCTGGTTTCCGCGGACTGGTCAGTTCCCGATAACGGGAAACCCGCAGGTCGGCTCAACATCGGCGTGACAACTTTCAACCGGGCGGACTACTGCAGCCGCACCATCGCGGCAATCGCTGCCGACCCGGAGCTCCGAGCGATCCTCCACGAGATGATCGTTGTGGATCAGGGCAACGAAAAGGTCCAGGACGTACCCGGCTTCGGCGACATCGCCGCGGATATGGGGACCCAGCTGCGGGTCATCAACCAGCCTAACCTCGGTGGATCTGGCGGCTTCTCAAGGAACATGCTTGAGTCTGTCGACGGCGAGATCGCGGACTACGTACTGCTGCTGGACGACGACGTCGTGGTCGAGACAGAGGGCATCCGCCGCTCCGCAACCTTTGCGGACTTCTGTCGCGTTCCGACTATTGTCGGCGGCCACATGTTCGATATGTACGACCGGTCAGTGCTGCATGCCTATGCCGAGTCGGTCAACATGTGGAAGTTCCTGTGGGGACCGAGCGGTGACCTCTATCACCGTCACAACCTGGCCAGCCAGAACCTCCGGGCTACCTCCTGGATGCATCGGCGCTGGGATGTTGACTTCAATGGCTGGTGGATGTGCCTGATTCCGACGGCGGTCATCAAAGATATCGGGCTCTCACTGCCTGTATTCATAAAGTGGGATGATGCGGAGTACGGACTCAGGGCAAAGGCCGCGGGGTATCCGACTGTGTCCATGCCGGGCACCGCTGTATGGCACGTCTCCTGGATTGACAAAGACGATTCTGTCGACTGGCAGGCATATTTTCACGGCCGGAACCGCCTCGTTGCCGGCCTGATCCATTCTCCGTACGACAAGGGCGGAGACCTGCTGAGGCAGAGCCTGGCAGTTGACGTCAAACATATCTTCTCGATGCAGTACTACGCAGCCTCGGCGCGTGTGATGGCTCTCCGCGACGTACTGAGCGGTCCAGAGCACATGCACCGGACGATTGGCACACGCGCCCCGGAACTGCGGGCAATGAAGGGTGACTTCTCGGACTCGTCGATGCAGAAGGACCCGGCCGCGTTCCCCCCGCCGCGCCGTCGCAGGCCTCCGCGCAAAGGGATGGAGCCCTCCGCGCCGAAGCTTTACGCCCTTGGACCCTGGCTGGCCAAGACTTTGGTGAAACAGACTGCGATTCCCGCGTCGGAGATGTCTGCCCTAAACCCCGAGACGGCTATTGCCCATCAGGACAGCAAGTGGTGGCGGCTATCCCAGTTGGACAGCGCAGTGGTAACTAACGCCGACGGAACTGGCGCCTCCTGGTACAAGCGAGATGCGAAAAAGGCGCGCGCACTGTTGCGTGAAAGCATTCTGCTGCATCTGAAGCTGCGCCAGAACTGGAAAGAACTTCAGGAACAATACCGCGCCCAGCTACGTGAGGTCACGTCCCCGCAGGCGTGGGAGACCACGATCAGTGAAGCGGCGGCAAGGGATAGTGCTGGCAAATGA
- a CDS encoding sensor histidine kinase has translation MAIFTDPIREHADFGPGDAEWLHLLVGDWQMVADLAFADLALWFPHPEFGYVALAHVRPSTTHTVFHADFVGEGIRSDLQPLVDKAWESRTIERSNETNWSSDMALRVEAVPMVRNGRTLAIVTTHMDLSSSRMPSRLELTYRQCAYDLLRMGTLGLWPDFASPTGSRRGAPRVGDGLIRLDAEGIVQYASPNGVSAFRRLGDGESLEGRSLAEVTAGLLKDRRLVDETLPLVVTGRMPWRSEIESRGVSLSLRAIPLRDEQQRFGALVLCRDVSELRRREMELVTKDATIREIHHRVKNNLQTVAALLRMQSRRMVSDEAKQGLEQAMRRVATIALVHETLSQGLTQSVDFDELIGRQFRLSAEVASPSQQVKTARSGLFGELPSDFATPLALVINELVANAVEHGLEGRTGTVWLIADRSESEDGDELLTVTVADDGVGIPATPYVEGLGLQIVRTLVTSELGGSIQWSAREGGGTAVQIVLSLAPR, from the coding sequence GTGGCAATCTTTACGGACCCCATCAGGGAGCATGCTGATTTTGGGCCGGGGGATGCCGAGTGGCTGCACCTGCTTGTAGGCGACTGGCAGATGGTCGCGGACCTGGCGTTCGCGGACCTGGCACTGTGGTTTCCACACCCCGAGTTCGGCTATGTGGCGCTGGCCCACGTCCGCCCCTCCACCACGCACACGGTGTTTCACGCCGACTTTGTGGGGGAGGGGATCCGGTCCGACCTGCAGCCGCTGGTCGACAAGGCGTGGGAGAGCCGCACGATCGAGCGCTCCAACGAGACCAACTGGAGCAGCGACATGGCCCTTCGGGTCGAGGCCGTGCCGATGGTCCGCAACGGCCGGACACTTGCCATCGTCACGACCCACATGGACCTCTCCAGCTCCCGGATGCCGTCGCGGCTGGAGCTGACGTACCGGCAGTGCGCCTACGATCTGCTGCGGATGGGGACGCTGGGACTGTGGCCGGACTTCGCCTCACCCACCGGTTCCCGCCGCGGCGCGCCCCGAGTCGGTGACGGACTGATCAGGCTCGACGCCGAGGGCATCGTCCAGTACGCGAGCCCCAACGGCGTCTCCGCGTTCCGCCGGCTCGGCGACGGCGAGTCACTGGAGGGCCGGAGCCTGGCCGAGGTGACCGCGGGCCTGTTGAAGGACCGCCGACTCGTGGATGAGACCCTGCCGCTGGTTGTCACAGGACGGATGCCGTGGCGCAGTGAGATCGAGTCCCGCGGTGTCAGCCTGTCACTGCGGGCCATTCCACTGCGCGATGAACAGCAGCGCTTTGGCGCCCTGGTGCTCTGCCGGGACGTCTCGGAGCTGCGGCGGCGGGAGATGGAACTCGTCACGAAGGACGCCACGATCCGGGAGATCCACCACCGGGTGAAGAATAACCTGCAGACCGTCGCTGCGCTGCTGCGGATGCAGTCACGGCGCATGGTCAGCGATGAGGCCAAGCAGGGACTCGAGCAGGCGATGCGGCGGGTGGCCACCATCGCCCTCGTGCATGAGACGCTGTCGCAGGGCCTGACCCAGAGCGTTGACTTCGATGAGCTCATCGGCCGCCAGTTCCGGCTCTCCGCCGAGGTGGCTTCCCCGTCGCAGCAGGTGAAGACGGCGCGCTCCGGGCTCTTCGGCGAGCTGCCGAGCGACTTTGCCACCCCGCTGGCCCTGGTGATCAACGAACTGGTGGCGAACGCCGTCGAGCACGGGCTGGAGGGCCGGACCGGAACCGTGTGGCTGATCGCGGACCGCTCCGAAAGCGAGGACGGCGATGAGCTCCTCACCGTGACCGTGGCGGACGACGGTGTCGGCATCCCGGCCACCCCCTATGTGGAGGGGCTCGGCCTGCAAATCGTGCGCACCCTGGTGACGAGTGAACTGGGAGGAAGTATCCAGTGGAGCGCCCGGGAGGGCGGCGGAACCGCTGTGCAGATTGTTTTGAGCCTGGCCCCACGCTAG
- the glf gene encoding UDP-galactopyranose mutase, whose translation MTADLVIVGSGFFGLTIAEQAATELGLKVVVIDRRHHIGGNAYSEKEEQTGIEVHRYGAHLFHTSNERVWEYVNRFTTFTNYVHKVYGVHKGEVYSLPINLATINQFFRANLTPGQAQELIKEQSGELAGTDPQNLNDKGIQLIGRPLYEAFIKHYTGKQWQTDPKDLPASIISRLPVRYNYDNRYFNDKYEGLPTNGYTAWIEKMAEHPNIEVRLNTDFFDESHEYSKDKVVGNIPVIYTGPVDRYFDSSEGDLSWRTIDFEEEVLDVGDFQGTSVVNYNDADVAYTRIIEPRHFHPERDYQSEKTVIMREFSRAAEKGDEPYYPINTAADRERLLKYRDLAAAEKDVLFGGRLGTYKYLDMHMAIGSALTMFDNKIRPHFEGGTKIESGGVDA comes from the coding sequence GTGACCGCTGACCTCGTTATCGTAGGGTCAGGCTTCTTTGGCCTGACAATCGCAGAACAGGCCGCCACTGAGCTGGGCTTGAAGGTCGTCGTCATCGACCGCCGCCACCACATCGGCGGCAATGCCTACAGCGAAAAAGAAGAGCAGACCGGTATTGAGGTACACCGTTATGGTGCCCACCTTTTCCACACCTCAAACGAGCGCGTGTGGGAGTACGTGAACCGTTTTACAACCTTCACTAACTACGTTCACAAGGTGTACGGCGTTCACAAGGGCGAGGTCTACTCACTGCCCATCAACCTGGCCACCATCAACCAGTTCTTCCGCGCCAACCTGACCCCGGGCCAGGCCCAGGAACTGATCAAGGAACAGTCCGGAGAACTGGCCGGTACCGATCCGCAAAACCTCAACGACAAGGGTATCCAGCTAATCGGCCGGCCGCTGTACGAAGCTTTCATCAAGCACTACACAGGCAAGCAGTGGCAGACGGATCCCAAGGACCTGCCCGCGAGCATCATTTCGCGCCTTCCGGTGCGCTACAACTACGACAACCGCTACTTTAACGACAAGTACGAGGGTCTGCCGACGAACGGCTACACCGCGTGGATCGAGAAGATGGCGGAGCACCCGAACATCGAGGTCCGGCTCAACACTGATTTCTTCGACGAGTCACACGAGTACAGCAAGGACAAAGTCGTCGGCAATATCCCGGTCATCTACACCGGGCCTGTCGACCGGTACTTCGATTCCTCCGAGGGCGACCTCTCCTGGCGCACCATTGACTTCGAGGAAGAAGTGCTCGACGTCGGCGACTTCCAGGGAACGTCGGTGGTCAACTACAACGACGCCGATGTGGCCTACACCCGCATTATTGAGCCTCGCCACTTCCACCCGGAGCGCGACTACCAGAGCGAAAAGACCGTCATCATGCGCGAGTTCTCCCGCGCCGCGGAGAAGGGCGACGAGCCCTACTACCCGATCAACACCGCGGCGGACCGCGAACGCCTGCTCAAGTACCGTGACCTGGCAGCTGCCGAGAAGGACGTCCTGTTCGGCGGACGGCTTGGCACGTACAAGTACCTCGACATGCACATGGCCATCGGGTCCGCTCTGACGATGTTTGATAACAAGATCCGCCCGCATTTTGAGGGCGGCACCAAGATTGAGAGCGGGGGAGTGGACGCATGA
- a CDS encoding FtsK/SpoIIIE domain-containing protein produces MMLHCTLVPAPGSALTTGPVELAIDVPAACPGAELQAAISLRYGTGALTVDRVLLAALHVGEGPLVNGAVLVDGAAPAAALDAAPLVLAVHSGPGAGLIFPLRRGRFRIGRSGTEIVIPDAELSREHAQLDVTDSVVTLLDLGSANGVSVDGRRVHAAAVSTDSLIDCGGSSMSLIFGGGQDPAIPPAAGSDVSEPLLVNNPTVQSNKAALLLAAVLPLAIGLGLAILTGMWIFLAFTLVSAVSIVVPIVAGRRQRREREAAVAAAVLEDKDRRRRAAPSAAELSLHSSWAEPAPATVSVTTGPVWLRLGQAPQSANIRLDPPDPGFRTPLLGTMPVTLDPGMTVTTLRGPETAVAGLVRSVVMQLACYPAARLTRIIIHGPTPSLLAARFLAAVTLSVQEASTLETLAAGFGQGYERGVLIIVKARGTAALRSVAVSRGWQVLDCSGHPVPAAGVSLVLNERTATVSAAQSSREFTPDLVPSGVFDRTCRRQRAPASASAPGTCNREARSLGELLSLSAAGISSRWAGSASARGLPVPVGMGISGTLRLDLQADGPHFLVAGTTGSGKSEFLRTLAAALAATYPPDRVNLLYIDFKGGSGLRPLAGLDHCVGLLTDLDVSEVARTLVSLGAEVRRREELLASYRAADLTAYETLDPSGPPLPHLVLIIDEFRMLVDDAPESLAELMRIAAIGRSLGIHLVMATQRPQGAVSADIRANVTSCIALRVQSDVESIDVINSRLAAGIPITSPGRGYLVRGNEAPEEFQTATVASAGQASVRAPTVMEAVEFLCRPSADESPCVAGGFAPEPSLAVTELVEAVHAAWEATGADPPRRPVAGPLPKQLPFPPAGSLGRIRLGLLDVPEEQRVSEFVWHPGTHGHLGLVSGNNGGADAVLGLIVNQLLSCHDEPHLYLLDAAGSFSAAVTSPRVGAVVGLHDLRRAVRVLERVSEEMTLRLSTAHTADAPALVLALCGWGSWLSAFRAGPLAWAEDLVQDIVRDGARAGITVLIAGERELVTARFFAAVPNRIFLPAGSTEEGRLAWPRLPAIEAIAGRVVVFGPLSAAAASSGHVGQLFEPCSPRVQGAAAPAVRTRPFRVEPLPVRVTVSEVLARAGPGAAGRGEAPSPSAGIPATSPASPTGRLCLGVGGDEILPAGTPMPPGAVLAVLGGPASGKTSLLSALPGLNPAVSCLRAPATGPERYWSRYHEAALAGALDPAALLLVDDLDLQPPEANGRLLLLNNLGWRVVLTAGFGPGIRQRVPLVQHAVDQGRAVLIAPRGLMDGEHFGVRFELEPSPPPGRAVLISDGRARAVQLAVDPAAGRSGSGPRP; encoded by the coding sequence ATGATGCTGCACTGCACCCTGGTGCCGGCGCCGGGGTCCGCACTCACCACAGGTCCGGTGGAATTGGCCATCGATGTGCCGGCTGCCTGCCCCGGCGCCGAGCTGCAGGCGGCAATCTCCCTGCGTTACGGTACCGGGGCACTGACAGTGGACCGGGTCCTGCTCGCCGCTCTGCACGTCGGAGAGGGCCCCCTGGTGAACGGTGCCGTGTTGGTGGACGGCGCAGCCCCGGCCGCCGCCCTCGACGCGGCACCGCTCGTGCTAGCCGTGCACAGCGGGCCGGGCGCCGGCTTGATCTTCCCGCTGCGACGCGGGCGGTTCCGGATCGGCCGCAGCGGGACCGAGATTGTCATTCCGGATGCGGAATTGTCCCGCGAACATGCGCAGCTGGACGTCACTGATTCCGTCGTCACGCTCCTGGATCTCGGGAGTGCCAACGGGGTCAGCGTCGACGGAAGGAGGGTACATGCGGCTGCCGTCTCCACTGACTCACTGATCGACTGCGGCGGCTCGTCAATGTCCCTCATTTTCGGCGGGGGCCAGGACCCTGCGATCCCGCCCGCTGCCGGTTCCGATGTCTCGGAACCGTTGCTGGTCAACAATCCCACGGTGCAGAGCAACAAAGCGGCCCTCCTCCTGGCTGCGGTTCTCCCCCTGGCCATTGGACTCGGCCTAGCCATCCTGACGGGAATGTGGATCTTCCTGGCTTTCACCCTCGTGTCCGCGGTTTCCATTGTCGTGCCCATCGTCGCCGGTAGGAGGCAGCGCCGCGAGCGGGAGGCCGCCGTCGCCGCGGCAGTGCTTGAGGACAAGGACCGACGACGGCGGGCCGCGCCATCCGCAGCCGAGTTGTCCCTTCACTCTTCATGGGCCGAACCCGCCCCGGCGACGGTTTCCGTCACCACCGGCCCGGTCTGGTTGCGGCTCGGACAGGCGCCACAAAGCGCAAATATCCGGCTGGACCCGCCGGATCCCGGTTTCCGGACACCGCTGCTCGGAACGATGCCGGTGACGCTTGACCCGGGGATGACGGTGACAACTCTCCGGGGCCCGGAAACCGCTGTGGCCGGCCTGGTCAGATCCGTCGTCATGCAGCTTGCCTGCTACCCGGCGGCCCGGCTTACCAGGATCATCATCCATGGCCCAACCCCCTCACTGCTTGCCGCACGCTTCCTGGCAGCCGTAACTCTGTCCGTGCAGGAGGCTTCGACCCTGGAAACCCTGGCAGCCGGCTTCGGCCAGGGCTATGAGCGCGGTGTGCTGATCATCGTCAAAGCCCGGGGAACCGCTGCGCTGCGCTCCGTGGCTGTCAGCCGCGGCTGGCAGGTTCTCGACTGCTCCGGCCATCCGGTCCCGGCCGCCGGCGTGTCCCTCGTCCTCAATGAGCGCACCGCAACGGTTTCAGCCGCGCAATCTTCGCGGGAGTTCACCCCAGATCTGGTTCCGTCAGGGGTCTTCGACCGCACCTGCCGCCGCCAGCGGGCACCAGCGTCTGCCTCAGCACCCGGGACATGCAACCGCGAAGCCCGCTCCCTGGGCGAGCTCCTTTCCCTCTCGGCGGCCGGCATCTCCTCGCGGTGGGCCGGCTCCGCCAGCGCCCGTGGTCTTCCCGTCCCGGTCGGCATGGGAATTTCCGGCACCCTGCGGCTGGATCTCCAGGCGGACGGTCCGCACTTCCTGGTGGCGGGCACCACCGGATCCGGCAAATCAGAATTCCTCCGGACCCTGGCCGCAGCGTTGGCGGCAACGTACCCACCTGACCGTGTAAATCTTCTGTACATCGACTTTAAGGGCGGCTCCGGCCTGCGGCCGCTGGCTGGCCTGGACCACTGCGTCGGGCTCCTCACGGATTTGGACGTCAGTGAGGTGGCGCGCACCCTTGTTTCCTTGGGGGCCGAGGTACGCCGCCGGGAGGAGCTCCTCGCCTCGTACCGGGCCGCCGATCTCACAGCCTACGAGACACTTGATCCCTCCGGGCCGCCCCTGCCCCACTTGGTTCTCATCATTGACGAATTCAGGATGCTCGTTGACGACGCGCCTGAATCCCTGGCGGAGCTGATGCGGATTGCCGCGATCGGGCGTTCTCTCGGGATTCACCTCGTCATGGCAACCCAGCGCCCCCAGGGCGCCGTTTCCGCGGACATCCGCGCCAACGTGACCAGTTGCATCGCTTTAAGGGTTCAATCCGACGTGGAATCCATTGACGTCATTAATTCCCGGCTGGCGGCGGGCATCCCCATTACGAGTCCGGGCCGCGGCTACCTTGTCCGCGGAAACGAAGCGCCGGAAGAGTTCCAGACGGCCACAGTCGCTTCAGCAGGTCAAGCGAGCGTCCGCGCCCCAACCGTTATGGAGGCGGTGGAGTTTCTCTGCCGCCCGTCAGCTGATGAGTCCCCCTGCGTAGCGGGCGGCTTCGCCCCGGAGCCTTCCCTGGCGGTCACGGAACTGGTGGAAGCAGTCCACGCGGCCTGGGAGGCGACGGGCGCAGACCCTCCGCGCCGTCCCGTCGCGGGCCCGCTCCCCAAACAGCTGCCGTTCCCGCCGGCAGGAAGCCTCGGCCGGATCAGGCTGGGGCTGTTGGACGTTCCCGAAGAACAACGCGTCTCCGAATTCGTGTGGCATCCGGGCACCCACGGCCATCTGGGACTGGTCTCAGGGAACAACGGCGGCGCCGACGCCGTCCTGGGACTCATCGTGAATCAGCTCCTCAGCTGTCACGACGAACCACATCTCTACCTCCTCGATGCCGCCGGTTCATTCAGCGCAGCGGTGACATCCCCGAGGGTGGGGGCGGTTGTTGGGCTGCACGACCTCCGGAGGGCAGTTCGTGTGCTGGAGCGTGTCTCCGAAGAAATGACCCTGAGGCTGAGCACCGCTCACACGGCTGACGCACCAGCTCTCGTCCTGGCACTGTGCGGCTGGGGATCCTGGCTGTCGGCTTTTCGGGCCGGTCCTCTGGCATGGGCCGAAGATCTGGTCCAGGACATTGTGCGCGACGGGGCACGTGCGGGGATCACCGTCCTTATCGCCGGTGAACGCGAACTGGTGACCGCACGGTTCTTCGCTGCCGTTCCCAACCGGATCTTTCTGCCCGCCGGATCGACCGAAGAGGGACGGCTCGCCTGGCCCCGGCTGCCGGCCATCGAAGCGATCGCCGGCCGGGTCGTGGTTTTTGGGCCGCTGTCCGCCGCAGCCGCCTCCTCCGGTCACGTCGGACAGCTCTTCGAACCTTGCTCCCCCCGCGTCCAGGGCGCGGCTGCCCCGGCTGTGCGGACCCGGCCGTTCCGCGTCGAGCCCCTTCCGGTACGGGTGACGGTCTCCGAAGTCCTCGCCCGAGCCGGCCCCGGTGCTGCGGGCCGGGGAGAAGCCCCGTCGCCTTCCGCGGGCATCCCGGCCACATCGCCTGCTTCCCCGACCGGCCGGCTGTGCCTCGGGGTCGGCGGCGACGAGATTCTCCCGGCGGGCACCCCAATGCCTCCCGGCGCAGTTCTTGCCGTCCTCGGCGGCCCGGCATCCGGGAAGACTTCGCTGTTGTCAGCCCTGCCTGGTCTTAACCCGGCCGTCAGCTGTCTCCGGGCCCCTGCGACAGGTCCGGAACGGTACTGGTCCCGGTACCACGAGGCCGCACTGGCCGGTGCACTGGATCCGGCGGCACTCCTCCTGGTGGACGACCTCGACCTTCAGCCGCCCGAAGCCAACGGCCGCCTGCTCCTGTTGAACAACCTCGGCTGGCGGGTGGTCCTAACCGCCGGCTTCGGGCCGGGCATTCGACAGCGGGTGCCGCTGGTACAGCATGCAGTAGACCAGGGACGGGCTGTCCTGATCGCGCCGCGGGGGTTAATGGATGGAGAACACTTCGGAGTCAGGTTCGAACTTGAACCGAGCCCTCCCCCGGGCCGCGCGGTCTTGATTTCGGACGGGCGGGCGCGGGCGGTGCAGCTGGCGGTCGATCCCGCCGCCGGCCGCAGCGGCAGCGGACCTAGGCCGTGA
- a CDS encoding WhiB family transcriptional regulator: protein MDWRNRAACLDKDPELFFPVGNTGPALLQIEEAKSVCRRCPVVDTCLQWALESGQDAGVWGGMSEDERRALKRRAARARRAS, encoded by the coding sequence ATGGATTGGCGTAACCGCGCAGCGTGCCTTGACAAGGACCCGGAGCTATTCTTCCCCGTAGGAAACACCGGTCCTGCCCTTCTGCAGATCGAGGAAGCCAAGAGTGTTTGCCGTCGATGCCCAGTCGTCGACACCTGCCTCCAGTGGGCCCTCGAGTCCGGGCAGGACGCCGGCGTCTGGGGCGGCATGAGCGAGGACGAGCGCCGCGCCCTCAAACGCCGCGCAGCCCGCGCCCGCCGCGCCTCCTGA
- a CDS encoding ABC transporter permease: MSSELTIAGAGAGLADVYRRRYLLRLLVAKELTVRYRGSILGILWSYVKPGIQFGVFYFALGVFLGQSQGTENYAVYLFSGIILINFFTEALSNASRSMVANGGLIKKIYLPRELFPVASVWVAAVHFFPQLVVLLIACIFTGWQPNLLQILVAIPAFLLVALLAIGLGLLFGAANVYFRDAENLVDLLLMVATWASPVLYGWTQVRAALGPTFTFFYQMNPMTIAVESFHYAFWFPTTDGTAELPPNLLTIWLPAGLIVAVLTVMAGQLTFRRLEGRFAQEL, encoded by the coding sequence ATGAGTTCTGAGCTTACAATTGCCGGGGCAGGGGCTGGGCTCGCAGACGTATATCGGCGGAGATATCTTCTCCGCCTGCTCGTCGCGAAGGAGCTTACGGTCCGGTACCGCGGGTCCATACTTGGTATTCTTTGGTCCTACGTGAAGCCCGGCATCCAGTTTGGCGTCTTCTACTTTGCCTTGGGTGTCTTCCTTGGGCAGAGTCAGGGCACAGAAAACTATGCGGTCTACTTGTTTTCCGGAATCATCCTTATCAACTTCTTCACGGAAGCGCTGTCAAACGCCTCACGCTCTATGGTGGCTAACGGCGGCCTGATTAAGAAAATTTACCTCCCCCGGGAGTTGTTTCCGGTTGCCTCGGTATGGGTTGCCGCAGTGCATTTCTTCCCCCAGCTCGTCGTCCTCCTCATCGCCTGCATCTTCACGGGATGGCAGCCGAATCTGTTGCAGATCTTGGTGGCCATCCCGGCGTTCCTGCTCGTGGCTCTGCTTGCCATCGGGTTGGGGCTCCTCTTCGGGGCCGCCAATGTCTACTTCCGGGACGCGGAAAACCTGGTCGATCTGCTACTCATGGTGGCCACTTGGGCCTCGCCGGTCCTCTACGGTTGGACGCAGGTCCGCGCAGCCTTGGGGCCAACCTTTACGTTCTTTTATCAGATGAACCCGATGACCATTGCCGTGGAGTCTTTCCACTACGCCTTCTGGTTCCCCACCACCGACGGAACCGCGGAGTTGCCGCCCAACCTACTCACCATTTGGCTGCCGGCCGGATTGATAGTGGCAGTGCTGACA